Proteins encoded within one genomic window of Armatimonadota bacterium:
- a CDS encoding reprolysin-like metallopeptidase — translation MKLGIKAIQLVFGVLLLSTAAMAQRPVAPALNSNPGARYTVFLNFTGFNYNGTWAGKTPGNVPAYTTDADATTFTTGEINNIREIWARTSQKYIGMNINVTTVDPAPTGLTDAQRQTWYDNKQYMTHAMIGGSNAWYGAAGGVSYVGVAKSATLTSGQRTNWTFPAGGSGTSPQSCTAACAHEIGHHLGLSHQKDESNGAAYSNNNGATGNGSYAPLMGTSYVSQRGTWRQGATSGTTTNANDVAVLMSQLNMGAPLDSGWGHTMGTASIMPVNSDGTVNTALSKGWIMPKASTGYSAVGEASYTTDWFKFGSLGGAVSLTANDGTSFLQNGVADPGATMRSVLRIFSSTGALVGTAIEDATTLKRTWSGNLAFGEYYAQVASYGDYISPYEPNSRYFNMGGYFLSGTGLAPVPEPATMIGLAVGLGALARRRRKK, via the coding sequence GTGAAACTAGGGATAAAGGCGATTCAGCTCGTTTTTGGAGTACTTTTATTGTCGACTGCCGCGATGGCTCAGCGGCCCGTTGCACCAGCACTCAATAGCAATCCGGGTGCAAGATACACGGTATTTCTCAATTTCACTGGGTTCAATTACAACGGAACTTGGGCAGGAAAGACGCCTGGGAATGTGCCTGCATACACCACAGATGCAGACGCAACAACGTTTACAACAGGTGAGATCAACAACATCCGTGAAATCTGGGCTCGAACAAGCCAGAAGTACATCGGCATGAACATCAACGTGACGACCGTCGATCCTGCTCCGACGGGCTTGACAGACGCCCAACGACAGACCTGGTATGACAATAAGCAGTACATGACCCATGCAATGATCGGTGGATCCAACGCTTGGTACGGCGCGGCGGGCGGCGTTTCTTATGTTGGAGTGGCGAAGTCAGCAACATTAACCAGCGGTCAGCGGACGAACTGGACATTTCCTGCTGGTGGCTCGGGAACTTCACCGCAGAGTTGTACTGCTGCTTGCGCCCACGAGATTGGTCACCACTTAGGGTTGAGCCACCAGAAAGATGAATCGAACGGAGCTGCCTATAGTAACAACAATGGTGCAACAGGCAACGGTAGCTACGCTCCGCTTATGGGGACCAGCTACGTTTCCCAGCGAGGAACTTGGCGTCAAGGAGCGACATCCGGTACGACAACAAATGCAAATGATGTGGCGGTTCTCATGAGCCAGCTGAATATGGGTGCACCCCTCGACAGCGGATGGGGTCATACAATGGGAACGGCCTCGATCATGCCTGTTAACTCGGACGGTACCGTTAATACTGCGCTTTCGAAAGGATGGATCATGCCCAAAGCATCGACAGGGTACAGCGCTGTCGGTGAAGCCAGCTATACGACTGACTGGTTTAAGTTCGGCTCCCTCGGTGGCGCCGTGAGTTTGACCGCTAATGACGGAACCTCCTTCCTGCAAAACGGAGTTGCAGATCCCGGTGCGACGATGCGGTCAGTTCTTAGGATTTTCAGTTCCACTGGCGCACTGGTCGGAACTGCTATTGAAGATGCAACAACTCTAAAACGGACATGGAGCGGAAACCTTGCCTTTGGCGAGTACTATGCGCAGGTAGCCAGCTATGGCGACTACATCTCGCCTTACGAACCCAACTCGCGCTACTTCAACATGGGTGGCTACTTCCTGTCTGGTACCGGTCTAGCTCCGGTTCCTGAACCTGCGACGATGATCGGCCTTGCGGTTGGCCTTGGAGCCTTGGCTCGACGGCGGCGGAAGAAGTAA
- a CDS encoding VOC family protein yields the protein MQKLTPFIWLNGTAEEACKFYTSLLPGSNFVIAMPGLEGIPLMVTLIVQGQSINFMNYPTEFRLTPAFSFQLDCEDQAEVDRVWEAMLDGGTTMACGWITDRFGLTWQVIPRRFMELLSIGTPAQVEAVMGAMQQMIKLEVGPLEVAFEAAR from the coding sequence ATGCAAAAGCTCACCCCTTTCATCTGGCTGAACGGTACCGCCGAAGAAGCCTGCAAGTTTTACACGTCTCTCCTTCCGGGCTCGAACTTCGTCATAGCGATGCCCGGACTCGAGGGTATTCCCCTTATGGTCACGTTGATAGTACAAGGGCAGTCGATTAACTTTATGAACTACCCGACGGAGTTCCGTCTGACTCCCGCGTTTTCGTTCCAACTCGACTGCGAGGATCAAGCCGAAGTTGACCGCGTTTGGGAGGCGATGCTGGACGGAGGAACGACGATGGCTTGTGGATGGATCACCGACAGATTCGGCCTTACGTGGCAGGTGATCCCGCGTAGATTTATGGAGCTACTTTCCATAGGCACTCCGGCGCAGGTTGAAGCGGTCATGGGGGCAATGCAGCAGATGATTAAGCTCGAAGTCGGGCCGCTTGAAGTAGCATTCGAAGCCGCGCGCTAG
- a CDS encoding sodium-dependent bicarbonate transport family permease, producing the protein MNSVELITSNLLSPMVLAFVLGFVAVLLKSDLDLPQGLYTSLSIYLLFAIGLKGGVALSKCTIAELWKPVLATCFLSLLTPWLAYMAARKLGKIDRVNASALAAHYGSVSAVTFIAATQFAVTNNLPAEGFMPALVAVLEVPAILFALYLVVRKQSDSNLGPLVHELLTGRALILLIGGIAIGLISGAKGYEQISPLFGDLFKGALTIFLLEMGLVAGERAKALKSRSLFLIVFGTTIPLLNGCLGVVIGHMAGLSPGGAGVLGAMAASASYIAAPAAVRIALPDADPGLYLTGAIVVTFPFNLVIGIPLYAHLAQMWS; encoded by the coding sequence ATGAACTCCGTCGAACTCATCACATCAAACCTCCTCTCGCCCATGGTTCTGGCGTTTGTCCTTGGGTTTGTGGCGGTTCTGTTGAAGAGCGATCTTGATCTCCCGCAAGGGCTGTACACATCTCTCTCGATCTACCTTCTCTTTGCAATTGGACTCAAGGGCGGAGTAGCGCTATCTAAATGCACCATCGCCGAGCTGTGGAAGCCGGTCCTCGCAACGTGTTTTCTCAGCCTTCTGACCCCTTGGTTAGCCTACATGGCGGCCAGGAAGCTAGGCAAGATCGATCGCGTCAATGCTTCTGCATTGGCCGCCCACTACGGCTCGGTATCCGCGGTGACCTTCATTGCCGCCACCCAGTTTGCAGTTACGAACAATCTCCCAGCCGAAGGGTTCATGCCTGCCCTGGTTGCGGTCCTCGAAGTCCCGGCGATTCTCTTCGCGCTCTATCTGGTCGTCCGGAAGCAGTCCGACAGCAACCTCGGGCCGCTGGTCCATGAGCTTCTCACCGGGCGCGCCCTCATCCTTCTCATTGGCGGCATCGCCATCGGTCTGATCAGCGGAGCTAAGGGCTACGAGCAGATTTCCCCCCTCTTCGGAGATCTGTTCAAAGGAGCCCTCACGATCTTCCTCCTCGAAATGGGATTAGTCGCTGGCGAACGAGCCAAGGCCCTCAAAAGCCGATCTCTGTTCTTGATCGTTTTTGGAACCACGATTCCGCTGCTCAACGGCTGCCTCGGTGTAGTCATCGGGCATATGGCTGGTTTATCGCCGGGCGGAGCCGGAGTGCTCGGTGCGATGGCGGCAAGCGCGTCCTACATCGCAGCTCCTGCGGCGGTTCGGATCGCCTTACCCGATGCCGACCCCGGCCTCTACCTCACCGGGGCAATCGTCGTGACCTTCCCCTTCAACCTCGTGATTGGCATCCCTCTCTACGCCCACCTTGCCCAAATGTGGAGCTAG
- a CDS encoding DUF1272 domain-containing protein, whose protein sequence is MLEIRPNCERCDRDLPPESQEAMICSFECTFCSECVSGPLEGICPNCGGEFVRRPIRPAAELEKHPASTIRVLKR, encoded by the coding sequence ATGCTCGAAATAAGGCCGAACTGTGAACGATGTGATCGCGATTTGCCACCCGAGTCACAAGAGGCAATGATCTGTTCGTTCGAGTGCACCTTTTGCTCCGAGTGCGTCTCCGGCCCGCTCGAAGGAATCTGCCCAAATTGCGGCGGGGAGTTCGTCAGACGTCCGATAAGGCCAGCGGCCGAACTAGAAAAGCATCCTGCCTCAACGATTCGAGTGCTCAAGCGATGA